A region of Trueperaceae bacterium DNA encodes the following proteins:
- a CDS encoding ACP S-malonyltransferase, translated as MTPARGFVALFPGQGSHAVGMGRELYDASPAARATLDAADAALPGLLEAMFDGPLETLTATETQQPALLAAGASAWAAWREAGGPDAAAFAGHSLGEWTAHVAAGTLPLEVGVRLVAARGRYMQAAVPAGEGAMAAVLKLADADVDAICDAVRAAGEGVVEVANRNAPGQVVVSGDAAAVDAAARAAKGAGGRAVPLKVSAPFHCSRMAPAAERLAADLADVTFAAPRAPLWCNVDAAPLPDAAAAADRLTRQVTAPVRWTEEVRALADAHPPTFVEFGGGRVLGGLVGRILEGAETHAVEDAATLDATLAAVGERAEGGAPGAPGREAP; from the coding sequence GTGACGCCCGCGCGGGGGTTCGTCGCCCTCTTTCCCGGGCAGGGCTCGCACGCCGTGGGGATGGGGCGCGAGCTGTACGACGCCAGCCCGGCCGCCCGCGCCACCCTCGACGCCGCCGACGCCGCCCTCCCGGGCCTGCTGGAGGCGATGTTCGACGGGCCGCTCGAGACCCTCACGGCGACCGAGACGCAACAGCCCGCCCTCCTCGCCGCCGGTGCGTCGGCGTGGGCGGCGTGGCGGGAGGCGGGCGGTCCCGACGCCGCGGCGTTCGCCGGGCACAGCCTCGGGGAGTGGACGGCGCACGTCGCGGCCGGCACCCTCCCCCTCGAGGTGGGGGTCCGCCTCGTCGCGGCGCGGGGCCGCTACATGCAGGCCGCCGTGCCGGCCGGGGAGGGCGCGATGGCGGCGGTCCTGAAGCTCGCCGACGCCGACGTCGACGCGATCTGCGACGCGGTGCGCGCCGCCGGGGAGGGCGTCGTGGAGGTCGCCAACCGCAACGCCCCCGGGCAGGTGGTCGTCTCCGGCGACGCGGCCGCGGTGGACGCCGCGGCGCGCGCCGCGAAGGGGGCGGGCGGCCGAGCCGTTCCGCTGAAGGTCAGCGCCCCGTTCCACTGCTCGCGCATGGCGCCCGCCGCGGAGCGGCTCGCGGCCGACCTGGCCGACGTGACCTTCGCCGCCCCCCGCGCGCCGCTGTGGTGCAACGTCGACGCCGCCCCCCTGCCGGACGCGGCGGCGGCCGCCGATCGGTTGACGCGGCAGGTGACCGCCCCAGTCCGCTGGACCGAGGAGGTCCGCGCGCTGGCGGACGCCCACCCGCCGACGTTCGTGGAGTTCGGCGGGGGGCGGGTCCTGGGTGGGTTGGTCGGCCGCATCCTGGAGGGGGCGGAGACCCACGCCGTGGAGGACGCCGCGACGCTCGACGCGACCCTCGCGGCGGTGGGGGAACGCGCGGAAGGCGGGGCGCCGGGCGCCCCGGGAAGGGAGGCACCATGA
- the fabG gene encoding 3-oxoacyl-[acyl-carrier-protein] reductase → MSEAKARVALVTGSSRGLGRATATELARRGHPVAVHYVRSEGPAAEVVAEIEAAGGRAAAFGADVADPEAGRDLLGRVEAELGPVAVLVNNAGITRDGLAMRMKDDDWQAVIDTNLSGAFYLARGVVRGMLKARWGRIVNVSSVVGVMGNAGQANYVAAKAGLIGLTKALAREVASRGVTVNAVAPGFVASDMTDGLSEDLREAYLAQIPVGRFGDPADVAAAVAYLTSDAAAYVTGQTLHVDGGLVMP, encoded by the coding sequence ATGAGCGAAGCGAAGGCGCGCGTGGCGCTCGTGACCGGCTCGAGCCGCGGGCTGGGGCGCGCCACCGCCACCGAACTGGCGCGACGCGGGCACCCGGTCGCGGTGCACTACGTCCGGAGCGAGGGGCCGGCCGCGGAGGTCGTCGCGGAGATCGAGGCGGCCGGCGGGCGGGCGGCGGCGTTCGGTGCGGACGTCGCCGACCCCGAGGCGGGCCGCGACCTGCTGGGGCGCGTCGAGGCGGAGCTCGGACCGGTCGCGGTGCTGGTGAACAACGCCGGCATCACCCGGGACGGCCTGGCGATGCGCATGAAGGACGACGACTGGCAGGCGGTGATCGACACCAACCTGAGCGGCGCCTTCTACCTCGCGCGCGGGGTCGTGCGCGGGATGCTGAAGGCGCGCTGGGGCCGCATCGTCAACGTCTCGAGCGTCGTGGGGGTGATGGGCAACGCCGGGCAGGCGAACTACGTCGCGGCGAAGGCGGGCCTGATCGGCCTCACGAAGGCGCTCGCGCGGGAGGTCGCCTCGCGCGGCGTGACGGTGAACGCCGTCGCGCCCGGCTTCGTGGCGTCCGACATGACCGACGGCCTGAGCGAGGACCTGCGCGAGGCGTACCTGGCGCAGATCCCCGTCGGGCGGTTCGGCGATCCCGCCGACGTCGCCGCTGCGGTCGCCTACCTGACGTCCGACGCCGCGGCGTACGTCACCGGCCAGACCCTGCACGTCGACGGCGGCCTGGTGATGCCCTGA
- the acpP gene encoding acyl carrier protein, with translation MTEQERQILTKIREVVAEKLDVSEDDVAEAASFQDDLGADSLDVVELIMGLEDEFGIEISDEEAEGIRTVGDAIRFISDKQ, from the coding sequence ATGACGGAACAAGAACGCCAGATCCTGACGAAGATCCGCGAGGTCGTCGCGGAGAAGCTCGACGTGTCCGAGGACGACGTCGCGGAAGCCGCCAGCTTCCAGGACGACCTGGGCGCCGATTCCCTCGACGTCGTCGAGCTCATCATGGGGCTCGAGGACGAGTTCGGCATCGAGATCAGCGACGAGGAAGCCGAAGGCATCCGCACGGTCGGGGACGCCATCCGCT